ACTCCACAATTCTAACAGTACTTCACTCACGAGAAATGTCAAACATCTTCAGTAAACTACTTAGTTTTGCACAAAACACACCAATACTTACACAACAGCAACACACAATCACAAAACCACCAGAATACACAACAACTTACAAATACTTAACCTCCTTCAACTTCAACACCACAATGTGTTCTTCAAAACAAAGTATACACTACTTACAACTCTAAAACAACACTAGCTTGCTATTTTTGTACTTTTCTCCAATAAAATCCACTAATTTCCACTCACAACAAGCAAACGAGCAGTAAACAGCTAAATCAACTTCAGAAATTATCTACTAACAACAGTAAATCACAAATCTAACAGAAAAAATGAAGAACAGTACACCTGGACTAATCTGAGCAGATTTCTGTGGTCCGAGCTGCGATTACTGAGGTTCTAAGCTCGCACAACTCGGAATTGACTACACAAATCAAAGGAAGCAACAATATATCGAAAATAAGGGCTATGATACCAATTTGTCATACCTTGACAAGTAATTTTCTAGGTTTTTGAATATTAAGAGATTGATAGAGAGAGAATAACAGAATTTCTAGAGAGAGATCAGTTTTAGAAAGAGAGAATAACAGAATTTctagagagagagaagaagataTTCCATTTTCTGATATTTCATAATGCATACTGAATTACACATCCTCGTACTCTATTTATACCAGTCTAGACTTAAAACACATCACAAAGACCATTCTACCCTTTCCACTACTAACACACTATACTAACACAACCACATTGCTACTAAGGCCACCTCTAAGACTGGCTTTGGACCGATTTCGGTCCAAATTCACTCAATAATGGCCTAAAtctcggtccaaatttggaccgatgAATAGTGCCGGCCTAAATTTAGGTCGGCACTATTtatcggtccaaatttggaccgagattaaaataatagtttttaatatatttcttttcgtttattacataaaattttgaTTTCGGGAATTTATAAATGCAATTAACCGATATTaggatattattattatttatttaattaaaaaatatttaaacataattaaattaatatcattgcattttttaattcaaattaagaATACATTCAAACATTAAAATAAAGATTACAACACATAAAACTTAATTTGAAACAAAACATAAATGAAAATGCGATGAGAACTAAATTATTAATTTAGTCCGACAAATTAAATCGACTTCCTCCAAGATAGTCAAAATATTGCCCGTAACTATTTAGGTTGTTTTGAGATCCTTGACCTTCATTTTCAGATCTTCGACTTTGAGAAGAAGAACGTTGCTCTTCTGTCAGCATGATTCTAGTCCGTTCACCACGAACAAATTCACGTAAGTTTGGATCAGATATAGAGTTCAAATCTTTTAATAAAAACTTATTTTCTTCCTTATATTCAGCAAATGATAATTTTCGCTGTGATACTTGATTCTTTTTTTTCCATATATATTTGAAGTTTAATAAGAATTCTATTATTCATTTAttaacaattttaaaataaaacaagtaattaataataataataaaatataaagatCATATCTTATATCATCCAAAAacaatatatttttattataagatcttaaaataattaaataaacattcTGAGATTTGGACCGAAATTTAGAGTCCAAATTTGGACCAAACTCCAGTGCCAGATCCTGACAGAGAACAGGTTTCTTGATTGAGAATTTTTAATGTAATTTTATCAGTGTAAGTGATTGTTAAAACTGGAATTTGCAATTTTGTAGAAAGCAACAATGATGATCATGAAAATTTGCACAAGGTCTGCCCTTTCTGTAATGCCCGTTTTGTCATAACTTATACTACTCGGTTATACTTTCTTCTTCATTACCTTTGTTGCATTTTAGCATGCAAATTGCAAAGTACCTTTTATCCGGTGCATAAATTCATGCATTTTTTTCAGAGGAGTCTTACAAGTCAACTAAACCTTAAATACTGTATATCGGCAAGGGTAAAACAAAGTtcatttaaattaaaaaataacaGGATACATTCACCTAAATTGACCAAATCATGGGAAAGACAATTTCTTTGCTTTTTGGCCAGAAATGATCAGGCAGCGACTACATGAACTTGGTAGAATAATTAGGGGAAGAAGTGGTCGGGGAAATATAATGTACATCAAGCATGATTCCGAGGATAGCATGTAATGTAGGgaaattatatatataatcaaTGTACTTTCCATCCAGAAAATCATTTCATGCAACTAGATCATTTTCTGCCTAAAGCACCCCACTTTAACAATGACATCATATAGATCAAGACCTCATGCCAAATACACTTTGTTTGACATGCTCAGAAATAAGCTGAACAATGTATGACAACAGAAATCTTTGTGCTCACTAACACATGCATTGATCATGAAATCATTCCCACTCAATAGTTGATGGAGGTTTGGATGTAATATCTTGGACAACCCTGTTTACACCTCTAACACTGTTGCAAATCTTTCTTGCCACATCATCAAGGAACTTGTGTTCAAAATTATACCTGCAATTAACAAATTAAAAGGTGGATGAATAAATTTATTGTAAAAGTTGAAGAAGTGCAGAAAACCAAGAGGGAATAGCTTTCTCAATATAAAATAAACTGACAATAACACACACAAAAGAAAAAGATTCACAAACTAGACATTTTCTACTTGCATGGTAAATGAGCAGGTAAGAAATGCAGAGTAAAATCAATACAATTCCCATTGGTTATCACCTCAAACTCTGTAAGAGAACTTGACAATTTAAGGTGCATGTACTGTCTTTAGTTACTTCGATGTAATGTTAGTTGTACTTTTACATATTGGATAACCATCTATAAATATCCTTGATTATGTCAAAAGTAATGTTAGTAAAGCACATCAGCTAACCAGTAAATAGTTTTCAAGTAGTGTATTGAAATGAAATATTACAAACAAACATGGAACAGATGATACTATCTAGTATCTACTCACCAGTCTGCAGTCATTCCATCTTGACTTGTTACAGCTCTCAATGCAACAACATGAGAATGTGTTCTTTGATCTCCTTGAACCCCGACTGATCTTATTGGTAAAAACACAGCAAAAGCTTGCCATATGGAATCATATAAGCCAGCATCTTTAATCGACTGAATGAAAATCTCATCCACCTAAAGATATAAAATGACCAATTTGTACATGAATGCAAAGTATAACTTACCAGATATAGAAAAGTTGCAGATGCCATATATTTCAAAAATGACAattgtgataaaaaaaatattattctttaCTTGGTGCTCTGCTATATGTCTATACGACTGACAAGATATCAATGCCCTTGTGCTTTCAGCGAATAGAAAAAGGAAAGCAATACACTCTCAACCATATTTTTAAGTACCTGGCGAAGGATGTCCAAGGCATTTCCTTCAGTTACATCACCCAAGACTCGCACAGCAAGGCCAGGTCCAGGGAAAGGATGGCGCTTTAGAAATGGTACTGGAACATTCAGTATTTTTCCCAGTTCACGAACCTGCTCACAAGTCAGAGAAAGAAACAAATGGGAAGCATGATACCAACAATATTGAGTGAGTTGTAAGGTAAAATGCAAACCTCGTCCTTAAATAAAAGTTTAAGAGGTTCAATGAGCTTCAATTTCATGTCCTTGGGAAGCCCTCCAACATTATGATGACTCTTAATTGTGTGGGAGTGGGTTCTTCCACTACCAGGTGGTGGACAGGATTCAATCACATCAGGATATAAGGTTCCTTGAACCAGGAAGGCAGGTTTTTTCCCTGTTTTTTGTTCCAAATCATTAGCAAAAGCATCAAAAATGCAGATGAACTCCTTTCCGATAATCTTTCGCTTTGCCTCAGGATCTACAACCCCTTTAAGCTTGCTGAGGAATTGCTCTACAGCATCAACGCAGGTAACAGGTAAATGAAGATCCTTTTCGAATGTTTCCATCACCCGTTCTCTCTCCTTGAATctacaaaatataaataacacATTACTCAAATTCCAAATTTCATGTTATTGTCATTTTCATAACAGGTAGAAAAAGAACAAATTTATTCATTCCTTCAAAGTTCAAACACACCTCAGTAAGCCATTATCAACAAACACACAGTGAAGTCTGTCTCCAATTGCTTTGTGAACAAGAGTAGCTGCAACGGTGGAATCAACACCGCCAGACAAGGCACAAATGACATGGTCCTCAGTCCCAACCATTTCATTAATAACCTTTATTTCTTCCTGCATAACATCTGTCATAGTCCACCCATCAGAGACTCCACAAACATTAAATAGAAAATGCCTCAATGTTGCCATCCCTTCCGGTGAATGTGTCACCTACATAAACCTCTCACATTTTAGCATAAGATAATACCCCCTTTTAATCCAAAACACTACAAAAATCAAATTGAATAACAATAGCAAAACAACAACAATCTAAGAAACAAGAAACTAAACTAATCAAATAAACATCTTACCAACCAAAAATTCAATATCCGCAACATTCATAGAGTTTCGTCTCTACTCTCTgacattataaaaaatttatcACTACACTACCGAGAAACAAAGTACATTTCTCCACAATCCAAATAATTCACACATTACCACAAAAGATTCAATCTTTATTCCAATGCAACAGTTCTAACACACACAATAACACATTAAACAAGTACAAATCCCCAATTCATCTGATACACAAAACATAATTACACATATACCTCAGGATGATACTGAAGACCATAAAACCGCCTCCCCGGATTTTCGACAGCAGCAACAGACCCCTGCTGACTCCTAGCCACAACTTCAAACCCCTGAGGCAACCTCACCGCCTCATCGCCATGactcatccaaaccatctgttTATCCCCAATTTTTCGACAATCAAACAACCCACAACTCTCCTTCAAAACCTCAATCTCCATTCTCCCATACTCTTGCTTCTCCCCAACTCTCACTTCCCCACCAAGCTTCTCCACAAGTAATTGTAATCCATAACAAATCCCCAAAACAAACACGCCTTTACTCTCAACATACTCAACGAACCCATCTGGGAATGACGGCGCGTCGGGCGCGTGAACCGAGTGGGGCCCTCCAGAAAGGATGATTACAGATGGGTTTAAGTCGGTGATGGATTTGAGAGACGAAGTGCCGGAAATGCAGAGGGAGAAAACGGATAAGCTTCGGATCCGACGAGTGATGAGATGGGTGTATTGGGATCCGAAATCGAGTATTAGTACTAGGTTTGTTTTGACGGCCTGAGCTTCCATTGCTAGGGTTTTAAGAAGCTCTGGTTTGGATGAATTGAATAAGAAAGGGGGGTTTAGTATAGTACAGTGTGTAGTGTATAAATGGTGTTATATAGGATTAGGGTTTTAGGGTGGCGGGAAGGACAGCCCTAAAATATCTACTATattggtaatattttttttttttttacaaaaagaatataataattatattattttctTAATATTCTCATGACTAAGTTCTAATTGCTTTGTAAAAATAATGTTAAATACTTGATCtcaattttaattaaaatatttttagaatattaAATAGATTTGGTAAGATTCGTACATtctaataaattttttattttgtgAGCATACTACTAAAATATCATAATTATTAAACttgttattttttattttgtgAGCATACAACTAAAATATCTTAATTATAAACTTGTTATTGGAAGTAAGTTTAATTTGTCCCAAATCTAGGTAGATTACTAATAGGATTGATATGAGATCTTTAGAATAAAATGTTTATTGTTCAGTTT
The genomic region above belongs to Apium graveolens cultivar Ventura unplaced genomic scaffold, ASM990537v1 ctg4912, whole genome shotgun sequence and contains:
- the LOC141702363 gene encoding uncharacterized protein LOC141702363, with the protein product MEAQAVKTNLVLILDFGSQYTHLITRRIRSLSVFSLCISGTSSLKSITDLNPSVIILSGGPHSVHAPDAPSFPDGFVEYVESKGVFVLGICYGLQLLVEKLGGEVRVGEKQEYGRMEIEVLKESCGLFDCRKIGDKQMVWMSHGDEAVRLPQGFEVVARSQQGSVAAVENPGRRFYGLQYHPEVTHSPEGMATLRHFLFNVCGVSDGWTMTDVMQEEIKVINEMVGTEDHVICALSGGVDSTVAATLVHKAIGDRLHCVFVDNGLLRFKERERVMETFEKDLHLPVTCVDAVEQFLSKLKGVVDPEAKRKIIGKEFICIFDAFANDLEQKTGKKPAFLVQGTLYPDVIESCPPPGSGRTHSHTIKSHHNVGGLPKDMKLKLIEPLKLLFKDEVRELGKILNVPVPFLKRHPFPGPGLAVRVLGDVTEGNALDILRQVDEIFIQSIKDAGLYDSIWQAFAVFLPIRSVGVQGDQRTHSHVVALRAVTSQDGMTADWYNFEHKFLDDVARKICNSVRGVNRVVQDITSKPPSTIEWE